A region from the Triticum urartu cultivar G1812 chromosome 1, Tu2.1, whole genome shotgun sequence genome encodes:
- the LOC125547034 gene encoding pentatricopeptide repeat-containing protein At3g48810-like codes for MCSTKCRLLLRRLHDRHFSTAPPPSHRKSNPQVTIRWPERSRPSPDAGDTARAHEATVRRLAAAGDVDGVQYALQEMRLRGVACPEGALVAAICAFARAGAADRALKTFYRAHDLGCAAPTVRVYNHLLDALLRENLVGAVVPVYENMREAGVEPNVYTYNLLMKALCQNDRVDAARKMLDEMARKGCQPDVVSHTTIVSALCKLGRVDEARRVVAETVPVCSSYNAVVHALCRQFRMREVLSVIDEMIHRGLHAEPATYTSIVDALCKAGEMKMACAILARMVSEGCAPNVQTFTVLVKGFFDAGKAHDAIGMWNWMVAEGWAPTTISYNVLIRGLCHTGDLKRASSVFSGMEQNGCFPDVRTYSTLIDGFSKAGDLDGAMSIWNDVTNAGFKPNVVVYTNMVDVLCKKAMFDQAENLIDKMLMENCPPNTLTFNTLIRSLCDCGRVGRALSVFHGMGRYGCSPNDRTYNELLHGLFREGNCEDALRMLIQMLNHGLELTLVSYNTTISGLCQMGRNKEAIILLGRMIVQQIQPDAFTFNAIIHAYCKEGNVKAAAWMLGQMVAVNCPRNIVAYTSLMSGLCSQHRLDDAMVYLLKMLYEGICPNEATWNVLVRGIFTHMGTIGPMHSIFMKIYKS; via the coding sequence ATGTGTTCGACCAAATGCCGCCTCCTGCTCAGGCGGCTCCACGACCGCCATTTCTCCACCGCCCCGCCACCTAGCCACCGGAAGAGCAACCCGCAAGTCACCATCCGGTGGCCGGAGCGATCCAGGCCCTCTCCTGACGCCGGAGACACGGCGAGGGCCCATGAGGCCACCGTCAGGAGGCTCGCGGCGGCGGGCGACGTGGACGGCGTCCAGTACGCGCTGCAGGAGATGCGGCTGCGCGGGGTGGCGTGCCCCGAGGGTGCCCTCGTCGCCGCCATCTGCGCCTTCGCCCGCGCCGGCGCGGCCGACCGCGCGCTCAAGACGTTCTACCGCGCGCACGACCTGGGGTGCGCGGCGCCCACCGTGCGGGTGTACAACCACCTGCTCGACGCGCTGCTCCGGGAGAACCTGGTCGGGGCGGTGGTGCCGGTGTACGAGAACATGAGGGAGGCCGGCGTCGAGCCCAACGTGTACACCTACAATCTGCTCATGAAGGCGCTGTGCCAGAACGACCGGGTCGACGCCGCACGCAAGATGCTCGACGAAATGGCCAGGAAGGGCTGCCAGCCAGACGTGGTGAGCCACACGACGATCGTTTCTGCGCTTTGCAAGTTGGGAAGGGTGGACGAGGCCAGGAGGGTCGTGGCAGAGACAGTGCCTGTGTGCTCCTCGTACAATGCCGTTGTTCACGCGCTGTGCAGGCAGTTCAGGATGCGGGAGGTGCTCTCGGTTATCGACGAGATGATTCACCGGGGACTGCACGCAGAACCTGCTACCTACACAAGCATAGTCGATGCACTCTGCAAGGCTGGGGAGATGAAGATGGCTTGCGCCATTTTGGCTAGGATGGTAAGCGAAGGTTGTGCTCCAAATGTTCAAACATTCACTGTGTTGGTCAAAGGATTCTTCGATGCCGGAAAGGCGCATGACGCGATTGGCATGTGGAATTGGATGGTGGCTGAAGGATGGGCACCAACGACAATCTCTTACAATGTTCTCATCCGTGGCCTTTGCCACACTGGTGATCTTAAGAGGGCATCGTCTGTTTTCAGTGGCATGGAGCAAAACGGTTGTTTTCCTGATGTAAGGACCTATTCTACTCTCATTGACGGATTCTCCAAAGCTGGGGACCTAGATGGTGCCATGTCAATATGGAATGACGTGACAAATGCTGGTTTCAAGCCAAACGTTGTTGTTTATACAAATATGGTGGATGTGCTTTGCAAGAAGGCGATGTTTGATCAGGCAGAGAATCTCATTGATAAGATGTTGATGGAAAATTGTCCTCCTAACACATTGACATTCAACACGTTGATCAGAAGCCTGTGTGACTGCGGAAGAGTGGGAAGAGCCTTGAGTGTGTTCCATGGTATGGGAAGATATGGATGCTCTCCAAACGACAGGACTTACAATGAGTTGCTTCATGGTCTTTTCAGGGAAGGAAACTGCGAAGACGCTCTTCGAATGCTGATCCAGATGCTAAACCATGGGCTTGAGTTGACTCTAGTATCTTACAACACTACTATTAGTGGTCTGTGCCAGATGGGAAGGAACAAAGAAGCTATAATTCTTCTCGGGAGGATGATAGTCCAACAAATTCAACCAGATGCATTCACTTTCAATGCGATAATTCATGCTTACTGCAAGGAAGGGAATGTCAAGGCTGCTGCTTGGATGTTAGGTCAAATGGTTGCAGTTAATTGTCCACGCAACATAGTTGCATACACAAGTCTGATGTCAGGGCTTTGCAGTCAGCACAGGTTGGATGATGCCATGGTCTATCTCTTGAAGATGTTATATGAAGGAATATGTCCAAATGAAGCAACATGGAATGTGTTGGTCCGTGGGATATTTACACACATGGGCACCATCGGACCAATGCACAGCATATTTATGAAGATTTATAAGAGCTAG
- the LOC125547023 gene encoding long chain acyl-CoA synthetase 1: MEGTKKQVFTIQVEDGKPGKDGQPAVGPVFRNILAKDGFPPLDPDMRTSWDVFRTAAGKYPDNRMLGWRPFKDGVPGPYLWKSYKEVYEEVLQIGSALQQLGVQPGSRVGIYGSNCPQWVVAMQACNGYSIICVPLYDTLGAGAVDYIIDHAEIDVVFIQDKKIKEILSPNCTSATRLKALVAFTSANNEQIKDAEQIGMKMYSWNDFLKMGKDKPVQPRPPQPNDTCTIMYTSGTSGQPKGVMLSHESHGMYVKGVDLFMDQFEDKMSTEDVFLSFLPLAHILDRMIEEYFFHKGASVGYYHGDLNALRDDLMELKPTLLVGVPRVYEKIYEGILKALADLRPLRRVIFNALYNRKLAGMKAGYTQKTASPFADMLAFRKVKARLGGRLRLLISGGAPLSTEIEEFMRVTSCAYFIQGYGLTETLGPSTVGYPDDMSLVGTAGVAATFTELRLEEVPEMGYDPLGVPSRGEILIRGSTVFTGYYKNPELTNEVMVDGWFHTGDIGEMTPDGILKVIDRKKNIFKLSQGEYVAVEYLEKVYVFPPIIEDIWVYGDSYKSMLVAVVNPHEENTMKWAGSNGYKGSFSEICKSEGLKEHVLKELAAAAQKNKLRGFEYIKGVVLDPVPFDIERDLVTATMKKRRNYMLKYYQPEIDKLYKALEGQRAANKAK, from the exons ATGGAAGGGACAAAGAAGCAGGTTTTCACGATCCAGGTGGAGGATGGAAAGCCTGGGAAGGATGGCCAGCCGGCGGTGGGGCCAGTGTTCCGGAACATACTGGCCAAGGATGGGTTCCCGCCGCTCGATCCTGACATGAGAACCTCATGGGATGTGTTCAG AACAGCAGCAGGGAAGTATCCAGATAACCGGATGCTTGGATGGCGTCCATTTAAAGATGGAGTG CCAGGGCCCTACTTATGGAAATCATACAAGGAGGTCTATGAGGAAGTCCTGCAAATTGGATCTGCGCTGCAGCAGCTGGGGGTGCAACCA GGTTCCAGGGTTGGAATTTATGGATCCAACTGCCCTCAATGGGTGGTAGCAATGCAG GCTTGCAATGGTTACAGCATAATATGTGTCCCACTATACGATACTTTAG GTGCAGGAGCTGTTGATTACATTATTGACCATGCTGAGATTGATGTTGTCTTCATACAagacaagaaaataaaagaa ATACTGTCCCCAAATTGCACATCTGCAACGAGGCTAAAAG CATTGGTGGCATTCACCTCGGCAAATAATGAACAAATCAAAGATGCCGAGCAGATTGGGATGAAAATGTACTCCTGGAATGATTTCTTAAAAATG GGAAAGGATAAACCAGTTCAACCTCGTCCACCGCAACCAAATGATACATGCACCATCATGTACACAAGTGGAACAAGTGGGCAACCCAAAGGTGTTATGCTGAGCCATGAGAGCCATGGGATGTATGTAAAAGGGGTGGACCTCTTCATGGACCAGTTTGAAGATAAG ATGTCAACGGAGGATGTATTTCTTTCTTTTCTCCCACTTGCTCACATTCTCGACCGCATGATCGAAGAGTATTTCTTCCACAAAGGAGCCTCAGTTGGCTATTACCATGGA GATTTGAATGCCTTGAGAGATGATCTCATGGAGTTGAAACCAACCCTACTAGTTGGGGTGCCCAGAGTGTATGAAAAGATTTACGAAG GTATTTTAAAGGCCTTAGCGGATCTCAGACCTCTCAGGAGGGTGATTTTTAATGCTTTGTACAACCG CAAACTAGCAGGCATGAAAGCAGGCTACACACAAAAAACTGCTTCACCTTTCGCTGACATGCTGGCTTTTCGCAAG GTCAAGGCAAGGCTCGGTGGCCGTCTTCGCCTACTAATCTCCGGTGGTGCACCCTTAAGTACTGAAATTGAAGAGTTCATGAGAGTGACCAGCTGTGCATACTTTATTCAAGGCTATG GTTTAACAGAAACATTGGGACCTAGCACAGTCGGTTACCCTGATGATATGTCCCTGGTTGGAACTGCCGGTGTTGCCGCCACCTTCACTGAACTGCGACTGGAAGAAGTACCTGAGATGGGTTATGATCCACTTGGTGTTCCTTCTCGTGGTGAAATCCTCATTAGAGGGTCCACTGTCTTCACTGGGTACTACAAAAATCCTGAGCTCACAAATGAGGTCATGGTTGATGGATGGTTTCATACAG GAGACATTGGGGAGATGACCCCAGATGGAATCCTGAAGGTTATTGACCGAAAGAAGAACATATTTAAGCTATCGCAAGGGGAGTATGTCGCAGTTGAGTATCTGGAGAAAGTATATGTCTTCCCTCCAATTATTGAAGAT ATCTGGGTGTACGGGGACAGCTACAAATCAATGTTAGTCGCAGTAGTTAACCCACATGAAGAAAACACCATGAAGTGGGCAGGGTCAAATGGCTACAAAGGTTCTTTCAGTGAAATATGCAAATCTGAAGGCCTTAAAGAGCATGTCCTTAAAGAGCTCGCAGCGGCTGCACAGAAGAACAAG CTACGAGGTTTTGAGTACATCAAAGGCGTAGTGTTGGATCCTGTACCTTTTGACATTGAAAGGGATTTGGTCACTGCAACAATGAAGAAGAGAAGAAACTACATGCTAAAATATTATCAG CCTGAGATTGACAAATTATACAAAGCATTGGAGGGTCAGAGGGCTGCGAACAAAGCAAAGTAA